A region of Dehalococcoidia bacterium DNA encodes the following proteins:
- a CDS encoding hemerythrin domain-containing protein, with protein sequence MRTIETLREEHEAVLAVLDQLDRAVARAMDGVPVPPSVFADLGEFFTVFVDRCHHAKEEDAIFPRLGKAGAAIVAQLEADHASGRRLAAELIEAAAAWAPGNAGAAERLRVAAREYGAFLRAHIARETDELFPLLERQLDSAADAELVEQFERIETERLGAGTHERLHALIGALGPRIAAAG encoded by the coding sequence ATGCGCACTATCGAAACCCTGCGCGAGGAGCACGAGGCAGTGCTTGCCGTGCTCGATCAACTCGACCGTGCCGTGGCCAGGGCGATGGACGGCGTCCCGGTGCCGCCTTCGGTCTTCGCCGATCTCGGCGAGTTCTTCACGGTGTTTGTCGACCGCTGCCACCACGCCAAGGAAGAAGACGCCATCTTCCCGCGCCTGGGCAAGGCGGGCGCGGCGATCGTCGCCCAGCTCGAAGCCGACCATGCATCCGGTCGCCGGCTGGCCGCCGAGTTGATCGAGGCCGCGGCCGCCTGGGCGCCCGGCAATGCGGGGGCAGCGGAACGGCTGCGGGTCGCGGCGCGAGAGTACGGCGCCTTTCTCCGCGCCCACATCGCACGCGAGACGGACGAGCTCTTCCCGCTGCTCGAGCGGCAGCTCGACTCCGCCGCCGACGCGGAGCTGGTGGAGCAGTTCGAACGCATCGAAACCGAGCGCCTCGGCGCCGGCACACACGAGCGGCTGCACGCGCTGATCGGCGCCCTGGGACCGCGCATCGCCGCCGCCGGCTGA
- a CDS encoding O-acetyl-ADP-ribose deacetylase, whose translation MTATLTAVQGDITRERVDAIVNAANEALLPGGGVCGAIHRAAGPGLWEECRGIGRCDPGEAVLTGGYRLPAPHVIHTVGPIWEGGRFDEDATLASCYRASIALAQQHGLRSLAFPAISTGIYGFPAARAAPIAVAATREALASAPAVAEVRFVCFEAAILDLYRQALGEVRPAAGG comes from the coding sequence ATGACGGCAACGCTGACGGCGGTGCAGGGCGATATCACGCGCGAGCGCGTCGATGCCATCGTCAACGCGGCGAACGAGGCGTTGCTGCCGGGCGGCGGCGTCTGCGGCGCGATCCACCGTGCCGCCGGCCCCGGCCTCTGGGAAGAGTGCCGTGGAATCGGCCGCTGCGACCCGGGTGAGGCGGTGCTCACCGGCGGCTACCGGCTGCCCGCGCCGCACGTCATCCACACGGTCGGGCCGATCTGGGAAGGCGGGCGCTTCGACGAAGACGCCACGCTGGCGAGCTGCTACCGCGCCTCTATCGCCCTCGCACAGCAGCACGGTCTGCGCAGTCTCGCCTTCCCGGCGATCAGCACGGGCATCTACGGCTTCCCTGCCGCGCGGGCCGCGCCGATCGCCGTGGCTGCCACGCGCGAGGCGCTGGCCTCGGCCCCTGCCGTCGCGGAGGTGCGCTTCGTCTGCTTCGAAGCCGCGATCCTGGATCTGTACCGGCAGGCGCTGGGCGAAGTGCGGCCGGCCGCCGGCGGGTAG
- a CDS encoding DUF5615 family PIN-like protein, protein MFNFLIDHNINQDLADLLRAKGHSVETALGRGLARVGDEALLLHAATHGEILVTHNIKDFELLHDAWRRWTAAWGLDQPTPAS, encoded by the coding sequence GTGTTCAATTTCCTTATCGACCACAACATTAATCAGGATCTGGCCGATCTTCTCAGAGCAAAAGGACACTCGGTCGAGACGGCGCTCGGACGGGGCCTGGCGCGCGTTGGCGACGAGGCGCTCCTGCTGCACGCGGCCACCCACGGAGAGATCCTGGTCACGCACAATATCAAGGACTTCGAGCTGCTGCACGACGCCTGGCGGCGCTGGACGGCCGCGTGGGGTCTGGACCAGCCCACGCCGGCATCCTGA
- a CDS encoding SDR family NAD(P)-dependent oxidoreductase, with translation MGRLDGKTAIITGAGSGMGRATARLFAAEGAKLVLADVNVAAGEETAAGIRSAGGGDAIVQQTDVSEERAVQALIGRVLAAHGRLDILFNNAGIEGPSARLAEQSLEEWQRVLAVNLTGVFLGMKYALPVMAQQNAGSIISTASVAGLVGWHGAAAYSASKAGVVNLTRTAALEYARYNVRVNCICPGVINTAMVERITGGTAESLERLKRMQPMPRVGEAEDIARMALFLASDESTFVTGAAMVVDGGYVAR, from the coding sequence ATGGGCAGACTGGACGGCAAAACGGCGATCATCACCGGCGCCGGCTCGGGCATGGGCCGGGCGACGGCGCGGCTGTTCGCCGCGGAAGGGGCGAAGCTGGTGCTCGCCGACGTCAACGTCGCAGCCGGCGAAGAGACCGCGGCCGGCATCCGCTCTGCCGGCGGCGGCGACGCGATCGTTCAGCAGACGGACGTCAGCGAGGAGCGCGCGGTGCAGGCGCTGATCGGGCGCGTCCTTGCGGCGCACGGCCGGCTCGACATTCTCTTCAACAACGCGGGCATCGAAGGGCCGTCCGCGCGCCTCGCCGAGCAGAGCCTCGAAGAGTGGCAGCGCGTGCTGGCGGTGAACCTGACCGGCGTCTTTCTGGGGATGAAATACGCGCTGCCGGTGATGGCGCAGCAGAACGCGGGCAGCATCATCAGCACCGCCTCGGTGGCGGGGTTGGTCGGCTGGCACGGCGCCGCGGCCTACAGCGCCTCGAAGGCCGGCGTCGTCAACCTCACGCGCACGGCGGCGCTCGAATACGCCCGCTACAACGTGCGTGTCAACTGCATCTGCCCCGGCGTGATCAACACGGCGATGGTGGAGCGGATCACCGGCGGCACGGCCGAGTCGCTGGAGCGGTTGAAGCGCATGCAGCCGATGCCGCGCGTGGGCGAGGCGGAAGACATCGCCCGCATGGCGCTGTTCCTCGCCTCGGACGAGTCCACCTTCGTCACCGGCGCGGCGATGGTGGTGGACGGCGGTTACGTCGCCCGCTGA
- a CDS encoding nitroreductase family protein: MTQQHEGGATTTGEREPGIFEVIYSARAMRRLRADQVPEELLLRLIEAAIQAPTPSNIQGWRWLIVRDAEQKERLAALNREAVLTYLERGSRLISPQSPAEAEQAERNRRALQWQADHLQEAPALIVACTDADPAMTPNSRRAAGAIVIWPAIQNLLLAARALGLGATPTTLALSDRDAFRAVLDLPDEIEAHCLIPVGYPLGRFGPVSRPPVFELLRWDRWS; the protein is encoded by the coding sequence ATGACCCAACAACACGAAGGCGGCGCGACCACCACGGGCGAACGTGAGCCCGGCATCTTCGAGGTGATCTACTCGGCGCGGGCGATGCGCCGGCTGAGGGCCGATCAGGTGCCGGAGGAGCTGCTGCTGCGCCTGATCGAGGCGGCGATCCAGGCGCCCACGCCGTCCAACATCCAGGGCTGGCGCTGGCTGATTGTGCGCGACGCCGAGCAGAAGGAGCGCCTCGCCGCGCTCAACCGTGAGGCCGTGCTCACATATCTCGAGCGCGGTTCGCGCCTGATTTCGCCGCAGTCGCCGGCGGAGGCCGAGCAGGCCGAGCGCAACCGCCGTGCCCTGCAGTGGCAGGCGGACCATCTGCAGGAGGCGCCGGCGCTGATCGTCGCCTGCACCGACGCCGACCCGGCGATGACGCCGAACTCGCGCCGCGCCGCCGGGGCGATCGTGATCTGGCCGGCGATCCAGAACCTGTTGCTCGCCGCCCGCGCCCTCGGTCTCGGCGCCACGCCCACCACGCTCGCGCTCAGCGACCGCGACGCCTTCCGCGCCGTCCTCGATCTGCCGGACGAGATCGAGGCGCACTGCCTGATTCCGGTCGGCTACCCGCTGGGCCGCTTCGGCCCGGTCTCGCGCCCGCCCGTGTTCGAGCTGCTGCGCTGGGACCGCTGGAGCTGA
- a CDS encoding methyltransferase domain-containing protein → MHERHEAARQRLERSAARAGAFSGWDLSAVRARLLDPGPPWSYEALVRQYAAGGHAALDMGTGGGEVLSSLRPDLPACVLATEEWPPNAPVAARRLAPLGVSVLAAHSLRLPFRDGAFDLVLNRHEYLDCAEIARVLHSGGHIVTQQVGGRNWRELQRFFPRKQRFDGLHHEYAAGFVAAGLAIVLDREHEYRVAYPSLSELVYLLSVMPWEIPDFALNRDLDPLLALERACLTEDGLVLTESRFIIVAQKPG, encoded by the coding sequence ATGCACGAGCGGCATGAAGCGGCCCGCCAGCGGCTGGAGCGATCGGCCGCGCGCGCCGGCGCCTTCTCCGGCTGGGATCTGAGCGCCGTGCGCGCTCGTCTGCTGGACCCCGGTCCGCCGTGGAGCTACGAGGCGCTGGTTCGGCAGTATGCCGCCGGCGGGCACGCCGCGCTGGACATGGGCACCGGCGGCGGCGAAGTGCTTTCCTCGCTGCGGCCCGACTTGCCCGCGTGTGTGCTCGCCACGGAGGAGTGGCCGCCCAACGCGCCGGTCGCCGCCCGACGGCTGGCGCCGCTCGGCGTCTCCGTGCTGGCCGCGCACAGCCTGCGCCTGCCGTTCCGCGACGGCGCCTTCGACCTGGTGCTCAACCGGCACGAATATCTGGATTGCGCTGAAATCGCGCGGGTGCTGCACAGCGGCGGGCACATCGTCACCCAGCAGGTGGGCGGGCGGAACTGGCGGGAGCTGCAGCGCTTCTTCCCGCGCAAACAGCGCTTCGACGGTCTGCACCACGAGTACGCCGCCGGTTTCGTGGCGGCCGGCCTGGCGATCGTGCTCGACCGTGAGCACGAGTACCGCGTCGCCTATCCTTCGCTGAGCGAGCTGGTCTATCTGCTCTCGGTGATGCCGTGGGAGATCCCGGACTTCGCGCTCAACCGCGATCTCGACCCGCTGCTGGCGCTGGAGCGGGCCTGTCTCACCGAAGACGGCCTGGTGCTGACCGAGAGCCGCTTCATCATCGTGGCGCAGAAGCCGGGCTGA
- a CDS encoding helix-turn-helix transcriptional regulator: MAISARATIHLSAVRQSLGISREAMARLLDVSAKSIERWEERDALPASVLLRQRLAEVQEIATLAHMVFEADAIRGFFATPLPALAGHTPLQAIANGDGSRVLSMLAAAYEGAAV; encoded by the coding sequence GTGGCGATCTCTGCGCGAGCGACAATCCATCTTAGCGCGGTGCGGCAGTCGCTCGGAATCTCGCGCGAAGCGATGGCGCGTCTGCTCGACGTCAGCGCCAAGTCGATCGAGCGTTGGGAGGAGCGCGACGCGCTGCCGGCCAGTGTGCTGCTGCGTCAGCGCCTGGCGGAGGTGCAGGAGATCGCCACGCTGGCGCACATGGTCTTCGAAGCCGACGCGATCCGCGGCTTCTTTGCGACGCCGCTGCCGGCCCTGGCGGGCCACACTCCGTTGCAGGCCATCGCCAATGGAGACGGAAGCCGCGTGCTCAGTATGCTTGCCGCCGCTTACGAGGGAGCGGCGGTGTAG
- a CDS encoding cupin domain-containing protein has protein sequence MQIVRNDPSGFAPNTAPIMRGEVLSRAIVGTTESEQVRVGHVKFVSGARNVWHKHTFDQVLIVTEGEGIVATEGNEVHVKTGDVAIIPAGEKHWHGATPTTTMAHLTVSRPGTTEIIGE, from the coding sequence ATGCAGATCGTCCGCAACGACCCCTCCGGCTTCGCCCCGAACACGGCGCCGATCATGCGCGGCGAGGTGCTCTCCCGCGCCATCGTCGGCACAACGGAGAGCGAGCAGGTCCGCGTCGGGCACGTCAAGTTCGTCTCCGGCGCCCGCAATGTCTGGCACAAGCATACTTTCGACCAGGTGCTGATCGTCACCGAGGGCGAGGGCATCGTCGCCACGGAAGGCAACGAAGTGCACGTCAAGACGGGCGACGTGGCGATCATCCCGGCGGGCGAGAAACACTGGCACGGCGCCACGCCCACGACGACGATGGCGCACCTCACCGTCAGCCGCCCCGGCACGACGGAGATCATCGGCGAGTAG
- a CDS encoding glycoside hydrolase family 3 N-terminal domain-containing protein: MCSKARARLAQGTALAAALLLGLACGGAKQAPASPVTIVTQTVAATRTTETVPATAAGAPATRGAATAPFSTAGPTAQRTSTTGFGRAPAGSTASSSDGLTPSGFPVRSPGAAASCVDTVFNGLTPAQRVGQLFMVGLNSGEPRSAATAAAITNAHAGNVVLFGNGWNGMAMVQQTTDWLQGLATSDATGGVKLFISGNQEGGQPGSLRAFYGAGFDPIPSALQQGQMTGDALQAAATKWGQQLGEAGVNLNLAPVLDTVDRANVAANAPIGALDREYGYTPDVAAAKGVAFIKGMHAAREAVTIKHFPGLGRVTGNTDFTAQGITDSVTSESDQYLSPYQAGIQAGAEFVMVALASYTRIDPGVPAVFSGKIISDLLRGKLQFGGVIVSDDMGAAVAVAGYAPAERARKFFAAGGDMVLTIQPADIEPMAGAVMQQMQADPAFRQSIEASVRRVLSAKANAGLLRC; the protein is encoded by the coding sequence GTGTGCAGCAAAGCACGAGCGCGGCTCGCGCAGGGGACGGCGCTGGCGGCAGCGCTGCTGCTCGGCCTGGCCTGCGGCGGCGCGAAGCAGGCGCCGGCAAGCCCGGTGACGATCGTCACGCAGACGGTGGCCGCCACGCGGACCACCGAAACGGTGCCGGCCACGGCCGCCGGCGCTCCCGCCACCCGCGGCGCTGCCACGGCGCCATTCTCGACGGCCGGACCGACGGCCCAGCGCACCAGCACGACGGGCTTCGGCCGCGCGCCGGCCGGCAGTACGGCCTCTTCGTCAGACGGCCTCACGCCCAGCGGCTTTCCGGTGCGTTCGCCCGGCGCGGCGGCTAGCTGCGTGGACACGGTCTTCAACGGCCTCACCCCCGCACAGCGCGTCGGGCAGTTGTTCATGGTCGGCCTGAACAGCGGCGAGCCGCGCTCGGCCGCGACGGCCGCGGCGATCACCAATGCACATGCCGGCAACGTGGTGCTCTTCGGCAACGGCTGGAACGGCATGGCGATGGTGCAGCAGACGACGGACTGGCTGCAAGGGCTCGCCACGTCGGACGCCACCGGCGGCGTCAAGCTCTTCATCTCCGGCAATCAAGAAGGCGGGCAGCCGGGCAGCCTGCGGGCCTTCTACGGCGCCGGCTTCGACCCGATCCCCTCCGCGCTGCAGCAGGGCCAGATGACAGGCGACGCGCTGCAAGCGGCCGCGACGAAGTGGGGGCAACAGCTCGGCGAGGCCGGCGTGAACCTCAACCTCGCGCCGGTGCTGGACACGGTCGATCGGGCGAACGTGGCAGCCAACGCGCCGATTGGGGCGCTGGACCGCGAGTATGGTTACACGCCGGACGTGGCGGCGGCGAAGGGAGTCGCCTTCATCAAGGGCATGCACGCCGCCCGCGAGGCCGTGACGATCAAGCACTTTCCCGGCCTCGGCCGGGTCACCGGCAACACGGACTTCACCGCGCAGGGCATCACGGACAGCGTGACCAGTGAGAGCGACCAGTATCTCTCTCCGTATCAGGCTGGCATCCAGGCCGGCGCCGAGTTCGTGATGGTCGCGCTGGCGAGCTACACGCGGATCGATCCTGGTGTGCCCGCCGTCTTCTCCGGAAAAATCATCAGCGACCTGTTGCGCGGCAAGCTCCAATTCGGCGGCGTGATCGTCTCCGACGATATGGGCGCGGCCGTGGCGGTCGCCGGCTACGCGCCCGCCGAGCGCGCCCGGAAGTTCTTTGCGGCCGGCGGCGACATGGTGCTGACGATCCAGCCGGCGGACATCGAGCCAATGGCCGGCGCCGTCATGCAGCAGATGCAGGCCGATCCGGCCTTCAGGCAGTCGATCGAGGCATCGGTCAGGCGCGTGCTCAGCGCCAAGGCGAACGCCGGCCTCCTGCGCTGCTAG
- a CDS encoding PadR family transcriptional regulator: MRAELLKGHLDLLLLTIVSERPAHGYAIIAALREHSAGAFDLPEGTVYPALHRLERAGLLSSGWAPGANRSRRVYAITALGAEALQERRQTWGAFARGVEAVLGGTA, translated from the coding sequence ATGAGGGCCGAACTGCTCAAGGGCCACCTCGATTTGCTGCTGCTGACGATCGTATCCGAGCGCCCGGCGCACGGTTACGCGATCATCGCCGCCTTGCGTGAGCACAGCGCGGGCGCCTTCGACCTACCCGAGGGCACCGTCTACCCGGCGCTGCACCGGCTGGAGCGCGCCGGGCTGCTGAGCAGCGGCTGGGCGCCGGGGGCGAACCGCAGCCGCCGCGTCTACGCGATCACGGCGCTGGGCGCGGAGGCGCTGCAGGAACGCCGCCAGACCTGGGGCGCCTTCGCCCGCGGCGTGGAGGCGGTGCTGGGAGGGACGGCATGA
- a CDS encoding radical SAM protein translates to MRVTLVQPPNGLHDRQELAPPLGLLTIAAALEEDGVDVALVDMNLRGMRNPAWLADGFYERAVRAIRDTRPDLVGFTSMALESHVGLELARRLKAEDPGVVTLLGGPHFGAIAREALEHYPWVDYVVAGEGEEATAALVRRLRGLSAAPLINVAQRTAGGVTLQRAFKTRESLASLPAPAYHLVDLNAYFTANPQRLLDYEHGRGCIFRCSFCYSPTLWGQGEQAKTIDRIVGELAQQHALGARHLFFVQDNFLNAPQSAKGLLHAIAEARLGLTWNGYGTLPQLTPEILDLLAKSGCQDIFVGVDAVSATAQQAFAKHFFKGWQQLEARLAPALERGVGVTCAFMLDVPGNSSAEAEATLTTALFARALGCGVRLNTLTIYNGTGTDLALADRPRAYNELKPRIMLDAPPLLYDNPFARERPELFPFHNTFHAPETYHGFITRAHLAYALFLRFPQTLVQYVLVDGGTLWGLIDHLASQIGDLTKIDPLYRYQVEWETFMRELPRLSPSCETRSALALERAQLGLSFGASLPPLPVRAEGRIWSLPAAPFTVVNLAYAPETIHGPRRLSEPDAAEQPYLLVREERRIAARPISAEQAASLRGVNAARRGGVPLEATPELLATLAQSGVVPIVPAGAGDPLALVATSGSTPAAVGMGNPVSPIGPSDPVAR, encoded by the coding sequence ATGCGCGTCACGCTGGTGCAGCCGCCGAACGGGCTGCACGACCGGCAGGAGCTGGCTCCGCCGCTGGGCCTGCTCACAATCGCGGCGGCGCTGGAGGAGGACGGCGTCGATGTCGCGCTGGTCGACATGAACCTGCGCGGGATGCGCAACCCCGCCTGGCTGGCAGACGGGTTCTACGAGCGGGCCGTCCGCGCCATCCGCGACACACGGCCGGACCTGGTCGGCTTCACCTCGATGGCGCTGGAGTCGCACGTGGGTCTGGAGCTGGCGCGGCGGCTGAAGGCCGAAGATCCCGGCGTCGTCACGCTGCTCGGCGGACCGCACTTCGGCGCGATCGCGCGGGAGGCGCTCGAGCACTACCCCTGGGTCGATTATGTCGTGGCCGGCGAGGGTGAGGAGGCGACTGCGGCGCTGGTGCGCCGCCTGCGCGGCTTGAGCGCGGCGCCGCTGATCAACGTGGCACAGCGCACGGCCGGCGGCGTCACGCTGCAGCGCGCTTTCAAGACACGCGAGTCGCTGGCGTCGCTCCCAGCGCCTGCCTACCATCTCGTCGATCTCAACGCCTACTTTACGGCCAACCCGCAGCGCCTGCTCGATTACGAGCACGGCCGCGGCTGCATCTTCCGCTGCTCGTTCTGCTACAGTCCCACGCTCTGGGGCCAGGGCGAGCAGGCGAAGACGATCGACCGCATCGTGGGCGAGCTTGCGCAGCAGCACGCGCTCGGCGCCCGGCACCTCTTCTTCGTGCAGGACAACTTCCTCAACGCGCCGCAGAGCGCGAAGGGCCTGCTGCACGCCATCGCCGAAGCGCGCCTCGGCCTCACCTGGAACGGCTACGGCACGCTGCCGCAGCTCACGCCGGAGATCCTCGATCTGCTCGCCAAATCGGGCTGCCAGGATATCTTCGTCGGTGTCGACGCCGTCTCGGCCACCGCGCAACAGGCGTTCGCCAAGCACTTCTTCAAGGGCTGGCAACAGCTCGAGGCGCGGCTGGCGCCGGCGCTGGAACGCGGCGTCGGCGTGACCTGTGCCTTCATGCTGGACGTGCCCGGCAACAGCTCCGCCGAGGCGGAAGCGACGCTGACCACGGCGTTGTTCGCGCGGGCGCTGGGCTGCGGCGTGCGGCTCAACACGCTCACGATCTACAACGGCACCGGCACCGACCTGGCGCTGGCTGACCGGCCGCGGGCCTACAATGAGCTGAAGCCGCGCATCATGCTCGATGCGCCACCGCTGCTCTACGACAACCCCTTCGCGAGGGAGCGGCCGGAGCTGTTCCCCTTTCACAACACCTTCCACGCACCGGAGACCTACCACGGCTTCATCACCCGCGCCCACCTCGCCTATGCGCTCTTCCTGCGCTTCCCACAGACGCTGGTGCAATACGTACTGGTGGACGGCGGCACCCTCTGGGGCTTGATCGACCACCTGGCCAGCCAGATCGGCGACCTCACGAAGATCGACCCGCTCTACCGCTACCAGGTGGAGTGGGAGACCTTTATGCGCGAGCTGCCGCGCCTCTCGCCCTCCTGCGAGACGCGCAGCGCCCTGGCGCTGGAGCGGGCGCAACTCGGCCTCTCGTTCGGCGCGTCTTTGCCACCGCTGCCCGTACGGGCCGAAGGCCGCATCTGGTCGCTGCCTGCCGCGCCCTTCACCGTCGTGAACCTTGCCTACGCGCCGGAGACGATCCACGGCCCGCGCCGCCTGTCCGAGCCGGACGCGGCCGAGCAGCCTTATCTGCTGGTGCGCGAGGAGCGGCGCATCGCCGCCCGCCCGATCAGCGCGGAGCAAGCCGCAAGCCTGCGCGGCGTCAACGCGGCCCGACGCGGCGGCGTGCCACTTGAGGCGACGCCCGAACTGCTCGCCACGCTGGCGCAGAGCGGTGTGGTGCCGATCGTGCCCGCCGGCGCCGGCGATCCGCTCGCGCTCGTCGCGACTTCAGGAAGTACGCCGGCCGCGGTCGGCATGGGCAACCCGGTATCTCCCATCGGTCCCTCTGATCCAGTTGCACGGTAG
- a CDS encoding peptidyl-alpha-hydroxyglycine alpha-amidating lyase family protein has protein sequence MTSAGVIVGSGNFSYEALPAWEQMPAGMTPRECPAVAVNSQDHVYVMTRNAAYPVLVFDRGGRFLRSFGQGLFSERTHGLWIAPDDTVYCADDGTHVITKFSPKDELLLTIGRRGEPAPKWSGKPFNRPTHAAQSRKTGHIFISDGYGNSHVHKYTESGEYVSTWGGTGIDAGQFIWPHNIAVDDDDRVLIADREAHRVQIFDANGAFLTMWNNIHRPDGMTIGPDGNIYIGELNGMSGPDDAPGLGHRVSILSPKGELLGRLGDAHEGEAPGQFIAPHGIAVDSHGDIYVGEVSYTIRGSHMDPPRELRSFSKLRRVG, from the coding sequence ATGACGAGCGCGGGTGTGATCGTGGGCAGCGGCAACTTCAGCTACGAGGCGCTGCCGGCCTGGGAGCAGATGCCGGCGGGGATGACGCCACGCGAATGCCCTGCGGTGGCCGTCAACTCCCAGGACCACGTGTATGTGATGACGCGCAATGCAGCGTATCCGGTGCTGGTCTTCGATCGGGGCGGCCGTTTCCTGCGCAGCTTTGGCCAGGGGCTGTTCAGCGAGCGCACGCACGGCCTCTGGATCGCGCCCGACGACACGGTCTACTGCGCCGACGACGGCACGCATGTGATCACGAAGTTTTCACCGAAAGACGAGCTGTTGCTCACGATCGGCAGGCGCGGCGAGCCGGCGCCGAAGTGGAGCGGCAAGCCCTTCAACCGGCCCACGCACGCGGCGCAGTCGCGCAAGACCGGCCACATCTTCATCAGCGACGGCTACGGCAACTCGCACGTGCACAAATACACGGAGTCCGGCGAGTACGTCAGCACCTGGGGCGGCACCGGCATCGACGCCGGCCAGTTCATCTGGCCGCACAACATCGCCGTCGACGACGACGACCGCGTCCTGATCGCCGACCGCGAGGCGCACCGCGTGCAGATCTTCGACGCCAACGGCGCCTTCCTCACGATGTGGAACAACATCCACCGCCCGGACGGCATGACGATCGGCCCGGACGGCAACATCTACATCGGCGAGCTGAACGGCATGAGCGGTCCGGACGATGCGCCCGGCCTCGGCCACCGCGTCAGCATCCTCAGCCCCAAGGGTGAGTTGCTCGGCCGTCTCGGCGATGCGCACGAAGGCGAGGCGCCGGGGCAGTTCATCGCGCCGCACGGTATCGCCGTCGACTCGCACGGCGACATCTACGTGGGCGAGGTCAGCTACACGATCCGCGGCAGTCACATGGATCCGCCGCGCGAGCTGCGCAGCTTCTCCAAGCTGCGGCGCGTCGGCTGA
- a CDS encoding HAD family hydrolase — MHPPTTGALPAAMLLDLDDTILDDSGGTEAAWAAACTEACARQPGLDAAALREAVERARRWYWSDAARHREGRLDLLASRRLILRQAIASLDAGGVDCDALAGELARIVHTRREAAICPLPGAIEALAALRTCGVRLALLTNGAGPPQRAKIERFDLARHFEVVLIEGENPWGKPDERVYRAALRALDAAPATAWMVGDNLEWEVAVPQRLGLRGIWLDRAGEGLPAGATVRPDRIIRSLAELLQPAQ, encoded by the coding sequence ATGCACCCGCCCACAACCGGCGCTCTGCCCGCCGCGATGTTGCTCGACCTGGACGACACGATCCTCGACGACAGCGGCGGCACGGAGGCGGCGTGGGCCGCTGCCTGCACGGAAGCGTGCGCGCGGCAGCCCGGCCTGGACGCCGCGGCGCTGCGCGAGGCGGTCGAGCGCGCCCGGCGCTGGTACTGGTCAGACGCGGCGCGGCACCGCGAAGGCCGGCTCGATCTGCTCGCCTCGCGGCGGCTGATCCTGCGGCAGGCGATCGCCTCGCTGGACGCCGGCGGCGTCGACTGCGATGCGCTCGCCGGCGAGCTGGCCCGGATCGTGCATACTCGGCGTGAGGCGGCGATCTGCCCGCTGCCCGGCGCGATCGAGGCGTTGGCGGCGCTGCGCACATGCGGCGTGCGCCTGGCGTTGCTCACCAACGGCGCCGGGCCGCCGCAACGGGCGAAGATCGAGCGCTTCGACCTGGCGCGGCACTTCGAGGTCGTGCTGATCGAGGGCGAAAACCCCTGGGGCAAGCCGGATGAGCGGGTCTACCGCGCCGCGCTGCGGGCGCTCGACGCCGCGCCGGCCACGGCCTGGATGGTCGGCGACAACCTGGAGTGGGAGGTGGCGGTGCCGCAGCGGCTGGGACTGCGCGGCATCTGGCTCGATCGTGCCGGGGAAGGGCTGCCCGCGGGGGCAACCGTGCGGCCCGATCGCATCATCCGTTCGCTGGCCGAGCTGCTGCAGCCGGCGCAGTGA
- a CDS encoding RES domain-containing protein — protein MALDDQLHRWHGAAYRHIPHGSGFDVLDFRFAGRSADNRWNAAGEPTLSLAGDLATAIAEFARHFQVLQSPQLGPFAVERQVYRLELRLELLDLREPAVLEALSLAGAPQRFLDRAVARATARFVRRTTAAQAIIVPSMVFLDQPDRWILVVFLECLPADPRRFISSAVADTAFRLTAADLEPPR, from the coding sequence GTGGCGCTTGACGATCAGCTGCATCGCTGGCACGGCGCCGCCTACCGCCATATCCCCCACGGCTCCGGCTTCGATGTCCTGGACTTCCGTTTCGCCGGCCGCAGCGCAGACAACCGCTGGAACGCCGCCGGCGAACCGACGCTGTCCCTGGCCGGTGACCTCGCCACGGCGATCGCCGAGTTCGCCCGTCACTTCCAGGTGTTGCAGTCACCGCAGCTTGGTCCCTTCGCCGTGGAACGGCAGGTTTACCGCCTCGAACTGCGCCTCGAACTGCTCGATCTGCGTGAGCCGGCCGTGCTGGAAGCGCTCTCGCTGGCCGGAGCGCCGCAGCGCTTCCTCGACCGTGCTGTGGCGCGAGCGACGGCGCGGTTCGTTCGCCGTACGACGGCCGCGCAGGCGATCATTGTGCCGTCAATGGTCTTCCTCGATCAGCCCGATCGCTGGATTCTGGTCGTATTTCTCGAGTGCTTGCCCGCCGATCCGCGGCGCTTCATCAGTTCAGCCGTAGCAGACACGGCCTTCCGGCTCACAGCGGCTGACCTTGAACCGCCGCGGTGA